A genomic segment from Gadus morhua chromosome 4, gadMor3.0, whole genome shotgun sequence encodes:
- the slc27a6 gene encoding long-chain fatty acid transport protein 6 codes for MYSIQEWLSAVAAGLFALHVLQKLFFPYFWKDVTFLWKIITYGIKLELCKLTSKVVTVVDTFVEQAQRIPDKAFLIYEGVVHTYRDIDERSNRVANVFLKQGTLKKGDCVVLLMNNEPDFVSVWFGLTKVGCTVAFLNTNIKSKSLLHCFNCCGAKTLVVGADLIECLEDILPSLREDNIDVWVMKRENGGCTQVQTLLDQIDFASDRPVPASLRAATSLKTPILYIFTSGTTGLPKAAVITHLQTLKAAAGFWAFGGREDDVVYVPLPLYHSAASMIGIGGTLQLGATCILKKKFSASKFWSDCRKYDVTIFQYIGELCRYLCNQPKAEGERAHKVRMGVGNGLRPDVWRDFHARFGEVRMCELYGSTEGNLCFMNHIGKLGVVGRSNFFYKLLFKYDLVKYDMVREEPVKDARGFCQRVKKGETGLLLSKVSATSPFFGYAGSKQLTERRLLRNVFSSGDAYFNTGDLMAEDKEDFICFKDRVGDTFRWKGENVATTEVTETLGLVGFIQEANVYGVEVPGHEGRAGMAAVIVRLGHEFDGKALFEHVVTDLPAYARPVFIRIQEFIEITGTFKQQKFQLVQSGFDPSTISEPLYVLDYVQKSYVPLTDNVYQSILAGEQKL; via the exons ATGTATTCCATCCAGGAGTGGCTCTCAGCAGTTGCCGCGGGTCTTTTTGCCCTGCATGTGCTGcagaaactgttttttccctacttctGGAAGGATGTTACCTTTTTGTGGAAGATCATCACGTACGGCATAAAACTGGAGCTCTGCAAACTGACCTCCAAGGTGGTGACTGTGGTGGACACGTTCGTGGAACAGGCACAGCGTATCCCGGACAAAGCTTTCCTTATTTACGAGGGAGTGGTACACACGTACCGAGACATTGATGAGCGCAGTAACAGAGTGGCCAACGTGTTCCTGAAGCAGGGAACCTTGAAGAAGGGGGACTGCGTGGTGCTCCTCATGAACAACGAGCCCGACTTTGTCTCGGTGTGGTTCGGCCTGACCAAGGTGGGATGCACCGTCGCCTTTCTGAACACAAACATCAAGTCAAAGTCGTTGCTGCATTGTTTCAACTGCTGTGGGGCCAAGACCCTTGTTGTTGGCGCAG ACCTGATAGAATGCCTGGAGGACATTCTACCCAGCCTGCGTGAGGATAACATTGATGTGTGGGTGATGAAGAGGGAGAATGGAGGCTGCACCCAAGTCCAAACCCTGCTAGACCAGATAGATTTTGCCTCGGACCGGCCCGTTCCAGCCAGCCTGCGTGCCGCCACCTCCCTCAAGACCCCCATCCTGTACATCTTCACCTCCGGGACCACCg GGCTTCCCAAGGCTGCGGTGATCACCCACTTGCAGACGTTGAAGGCTGCTGCAGGCTTCTGGGCGTTTGGTGGAAGGGAAGATGACGTGGTGTACGTACCTCTCCCTCTGTACCACAGCGCCGCCTCCATGATCGGGATAGGAGGAACCCTGCAGCTGG GTGCCACATGCATCTTGAAGAAGAAGTTCTCAGCCAGCAAATTCTGGAGTGACTGTAGGAAATATGACGTGACCATCTTCCAGTATATTGGCGAGCTCTGCCGGTACCTCTGCAACCAGCCTAAG gccgaGGGCGAGAGGGCCCACAAGGTGCGGATGGGCGTGGGGAACGGGCTGCGGCCCGACGTGTGGCGGGACTTCCACGCCCGCTTCGGGGAGGTTCGCATGTGCGAGCTGTACGGCTCCACCGAGGGGAACCTCtgcttcatgaaccacatcGGCAAGCTCGGAGTCGTGGGCCGCTCCAACTTCTTCTACAAG CTCCTTTTCAAGTACGATCTGGTGAAGTACGACATGGTGAGAGAGGAGCCTGTGAAGGATGCCCGCGGCTTTTGTCAGCGAGTAAAAAAGG GCGAGACGGGGCTCTTGCTATCCAAGGTGAGCGCCACCAGCCCCTTCTTCGGCTACGCCGGCAGCAAACAGCTGACTGAGAGACGGCTGCTGAGGAACGTGTTCTCCTCCGGGGACGCCTACTTCAACACCGGGGACCTGATGGCCGAGGACAAGGAGGACTTCATCTGCTTCAAAGACAGGGTCGGGGACACCTTTAG GTGGAAGGGAGAGAATGTGGCCACGACCGAGGTGACGGAGAccctggggctggtggggttCATTCAGGAAGCCAACGTGTACGGGGTGGAGGTCCCAG GCCACGAGGGAAGAGCCGGGATGGCTGCTGTCATTGTGAGGCTGGGCCACGAGTTTGACGGGAAGGCCTTATTCGAGCACGTTGTAACGGATCTGCCAGCTTACGCTCGACCTGTCTTCATAAGGATTCAG GAATTCATTGAAATCACCGGAACGTTTAAGCAGCAAAAGTTCCAACTGGTACAGAGTGGCTTCGACCCGTCCACTATCTCGGAGCCCCTCTATGTCTTGGACTATGTACAGAAGAGCTACGTCCCGCTCACAGACAATGTCTACCAGAGCATCTTGGCAGGGGAACAGAAGCTCTAG